A single genomic interval of Symphalangus syndactylus isolate Jambi chromosome 18, NHGRI_mSymSyn1-v2.1_pri, whole genome shotgun sequence harbors:
- the GZMA gene encoding granzyme A yields the protein MGNSYRFLASSLSVVVFLLLIPEDVCEKIIGGNEVTPHSRPYMVLLSLDKKTICAGALIAKDWVLTAAHCNLNKRSQVILGAHSITREEPQKQIMLVKKEFPYPCYDPATHEGDLKLLQLTEKAKINKYVTILHLPKKGDDVKPGTMCQVAGWGRSHNSASWSDTLREVNITIIDRKVCNDRNHYNFNPVIGMNMVCAGSLQGGKDSCNGDSGSPLLCKGVFRGVTSFGLENKCGDPHWPGVYILLSKKHLNWIIMTIKGAV from the exons ATGGGGAACTCCTATAGATTTCTGGCATCCTCTCTCTCAGTTGTCGTTTTTCTCCTGCTAATTCCTGAAG ATGTCTGTGAAAAAATTATTGGAGGAAATGAAGTAACTCCTCATTCAAGACCCTACATGGTCCTACTTAGTCTTGACAAAAAAACCATCTGTGCTGGGGCTTTGATTGCAAAAGACTGGGTGTTGACTGCAGCTCACTGTAACTT GAACAAAAGGTCCCAGGTCATTCTTGGGGCTCACTCAATAACCAGGGAAGAGCCACAAAAACAGATAATGCTTGTTAAGAAAGAGTTTCCCTATCCATGCTATGACCCAGCCACACACGAAGGTGATCTTAAACTTTTACAG CTGAcggaaaaagcaaaaattaacaaatatgtgACTATCCTTCATCTACCTAAAAAGGGGGATGATGTGAAACCAGGAACCATGTGCCAAGTTGCAGGGTGGGGGAGGAGTCACAATAGTGCATCTTGGTCCGATACTCTGAGAGAAGTCAATATCACCATCATAGACAGAAAAGTCTGCAATGATCGAAATCACTATAATTTTAACCCTGTAATTGGAATGAATATGGTTTGTGCCGGAAGCCTCCAAGGTGGAAAAGACTCGTGCAAC GGAGATTCTGGAAGCCCTTTGTTGTGCAAGGGTGTTTTCCGAGGGGTCACTTCCTTTGGCCTTGAAAATAAATGCGGAGACCCTCATTGGCCTGGTGTCTATATTCTTCTCTCAAAGAAACACCTCAACTGGATAATTATGACTATCAAGGGAGCAGTTTAA